Proteins from a single region of Tachysurus vachellii isolate PV-2020 chromosome 15, HZAU_Pvac_v1, whole genome shotgun sequence:
- the LOC132857677 gene encoding aldehyde dehydrogenase family 3 member A2-like isoform X2, whose product MYHVVTGGVPETQELLKQRFDHIFYTGSSTVGKLVMEAAARHLTPVTLELGGKSPCYIDQNCDLAVACRRITWGKFSNCGQTCIAPDYILCNASIQNRLIEEIRQTLQEFYGENPKSSPDYGRIINQNHFARVLALMEGCTVAVGGESDKSQCYIAPTVLKDVLPHARIMQEEIFGPALPIITVSDVNEAIRFINDREKPLALYVFSSDKKVIKRMLTETTSGGVVVNDVMIHYTISSLPFGGVGNSGMGRYHGKHTFDQFSHKRACLIKSLGMESLNKARYPPQTASRLRRARFFMLKRLCSCTQLTRTWAVISTMLALGLLIALLVVLLKGIVI is encoded by the exons ATGTACCATGTGGTGACTGGAGGAGTTCCTGAAACGCAGGAGTTGCTAAAGCAGCGTTTCGATCACATCTTCTACACAGGAAGCAGCACAGTGGGCAAACTGGTTATGGAAGCAGCTGCACGCCACCTCACACCAGTCACTCTGGAACTGGGGGGGAAAAGTCCTTGCTATATTGATCAGAACTGTGACCTTGCAGTCGCTTGCCG tCGAATCACTTGGGGAAAGTTTTCTAACTGTGGCCAGACCTGCATCGCACCAGACTACATCCTCTGTAATGCCAGCATCCAGAACAGACTGATTGAAGAGATTCGCCAGACATTACAG GAGTTCTACGGTGAGAACCCGAAAAGCTCTCCAGATTACGGCCGTATCATCAACCAGAATCACTTTGCGCGTGTGCTGGCTCTGATGGAGGGATGCACTGTGGCTGTAGGGGGAGAGAGCGATAAATCACAGTGTTACATTG CTCCTACCGTTCTGAAGGATGTTTTGCCTCACGCCAGGATAATGCAGGAAGAGATCTTTGGACCCGCGCTGCCAATCATCACTGTCAGTGATGTCAATGAGGCCATTCGCTTCATTAATGACAGAGAAAAACCTTTGGCTCTTTATGTCTTCTCTTCCGATAAGAAG GTGATCAAGCGAATGCTGACTGAGACGACTAGCGGAGGAGTGGTGGTTAATGACGTAATGATCCACTACACAATCAGCTCGTTACCCTTTGGTGGAGTAG gAAACAGTGGGATGGGCAGATACCACGGCAAGCACACCTTTGACCAGTTTAGTCACAAACGTGCTTGCCTCATCAAGTCTTTAGGTATGGAGAGTCTGAACAAAGCACGCTATCCTCCACAAACTGCGTCCCGTCTGCGCAGAGCTCGGTTCTTCATGCTGAAACGCTTATGCAGCTGTACACAACTCACCCGCACCTGGGCTGTCATCTCCACCATGCTGGCCTTGGGTCTGCTTATTGCCTTACTGGTCGTCCTGCTCAAG GGAATCGTGATTTGA